The sequence CACTGGCTCGCGCTGAAGCCGATGTGCTCGCAAAACACGTCCACCGCATCGGCCAGCCCCTCGGCCACGGCGGCGGGAATGATCTCCTTGCACACCAGGTCGATGTAGCCGTCGCTGTCGTCGGCATATTCCGGTGGCAAGGCATGCGCCGCCAGCAAGGTCGTGGTGATTCGTACCGGCAGCAGCTCGCCGAGCCGGCGCGCCACACGCAGCATTTTCAGCTCGTCGGCGGTCGTCAGGCCGTAACCGGATTTGATCTCAATGGTGGTCACGCCATCGGCCAGCAGCGCCTGCAGCCGAGGCAGGCTCTGAGCCAGCAACTGCTCCTCGCTGGCGGCACGGGTGGCACGCACGGTGCTGAGAATGCCACCGCCGGCCTTGGCGATTTCAGCGTAGTCGACCCCTTCCAGGCGCTGCTCGAACTCGTCGGCGCGGTTGCCGGCATAGACCAGATGACTGTGGCAATCGATCAGACCGGGCGTCATCACGCCCCCGCGGCCCACTTCCAGTGCGCCGGCGACCTGCGCCTCATCCAGTTCGGACACGGGCACCACGAGCGCGACGCGACCGGCCTCGACCATCACCACCATCGGCTCGGGCAGTGTCTGCGTGCCGTCGAATAGGCTTACGGCGCGCCATAGCAGGCGCTTGTCAGGAGTGGAAGGCATCGGAGGTGACCTCTTGCTGGCTTATTGTATATACAATAGGAAAGACAACCATCTCGGTCAAGCGCTGTTTAACGCTTTGCGCAGCGTAAACTCGCGCTTATGTCTCTATGGCTTGGCTGCTAGACCGCACCTAATGTATATACATATAAAGAGCACGACATAGAGGCGGGCCGACGGCGTGCGGGGCAGAGGTCGGCTGCGTGGACGCAGGCGTGCCAACCGTTCGGTGGCAGCCGCCGAGAACGCTGTAGCTGTTTGCGCAGGCTGCCGGCCTGCGGCTTCGGAGCGGCAGGGGTCAGGTGGATATGGCAGGCGCGCCGAAATCACCGAGGCATTACGCCCTGGCATCGGCAAGCGCCGCTGCGTTATGTCGCATTGCTGCGGAATCGGGACGCCGCAGACGCCAGCCCGCAACGGCAATGCGGCGATCGGAACGTTCGCCACAAGCAGGCGGCGTATCGGCAGGTGGATGGCTACGAAACAGGCTCGAAGCGCTGGTAGCGAAGGTGCCGGCAGCCCTCGGAAAAGACGGCCCTGGCCAGGTTGACCAGGGCGCGGTCAGGCGTCAGGCACCTGACCGGGCGCAGCGCTAGTTGGCGCCGCGACGCAATGCTGCGGGGGAGAAGTCTCGCGGTCCCATCTGGGCGCTGAAGTCGTACATCGGCTCGTTGTTGTCCAAGCCGTCGACGAAATAGTTGCCATCCTTGAGGTGATACAGCGTCTCCACCGTACTGCCGAACATCGGCACCTCGTAGTAGCTGATCGGATGGCTCTCCTGCAGACCGATCAGCTCGGCATCGCCATCGAACAGGTCGACCGCCAGGATCTGCCAGCTGTCTTCGTCGATATAGAAACGGCGCATGGCGTAGGGATGACTGAAGCCCTTGCGCAGGGTCGCTTCGACGATCCATACCCGGTGCTGCTCATAGCGCAGCAGGTCGGGGTTCAAGGTATGCGCTCCGACGATCGAGTCATAGGGAATGCCTTGCTGATGGACCGCGTAGCTGTTGTAGGGCACCAGCATTTCGCGCTTGCCGACCAGCTTCCACTCATAGCGATCCGGCGCACCGTTGAAGGAGTCGACCACGTCGGCGGTCGCCAGCCCGCTGGTGTCCGGCTGCAGCGAGTCGTAGGCCAGCGACGGCAGGCGCCGTACCCGACGATCGCTCGGGCTGTAGCGCCACGCCTTGCGGATCGCCAGTACCTGGTCCATCGGATCCTGCACCACCAGCGCGGTACCGGAGAGCTTTGCCGGTGCGGTCACCCGGTATTTGTAGAACAGTAGCGTGTTGTCCAGCTGCGCGCGGGTCATGCCTTCGCGGTTGTAGACGTAGTAGATGTGCCGGTCCCGCTTGATCAGACTGGCCCTGCCGTTGATGACGACGGCCTGGTTGTTGACCATGTGGGTCTGCTCGCCCTTGTAGTGCAGGATGTGGTTCCAGATGACCTGCATACCGTCCTGCGGCAGCGGAAACGGGATACCGGCCACCGCGCCAGTGATGCCGTTGCCGTTGGCGATCAGCTCGGCTGACAGCGCATTGGCATGCGTCTCGTCATAGATGCGCTGGGGTGCCGCGGCGCTGCGGCGGGTCGGAAAGACACGAAGATAGAAATCCGGATAGCGCTCGATCAGGGCGCGCAGCCCTTCGGGCAACAGTGCAGCATATTGCGCCACATTGCTGTTATCGACCCGGTTAAGCACCGGATCGGCGGCGAACGGATCGGGGTGATGCATCCCCGGCTGGTAATCGGCCGGTGGTTTCACCCCGCCGGTCCATGCCGGTATGCTGCCGTTGGCATTGGCGGCTCGCTCGGCGCCCAGTGGCGTCAGGTCCTGGCCCAGGCGTGCGGCCTGAGTCTCGTCCACCTTTGCCTGGGCCTGGCTGGCGCAAAGCGCCAATAGCAGAACTGCAAATTTCCTATACATCTCTCTTGCTCCTTGCTGCGCAAACGGCGCGCGGCAGATAACGGCCTTTGCCGACAGGCAAGGCGCTCGTTGAGGCGTTGGGGATCGTGCCGTCCCTGGCATGCTCTTGTTGTCTGGTCTTCCCTGAGGCCGCTGGTCGCGGCTCTGACGGGTGCCGTGCGACACCCTTTTTGCTATCAGTCGACGCGCTCGAACTTGAGGTCCCAGACCCCATGACCCAAGCGTTCGCCACGGCGTTCGAACTTGGTCGTCGGACGTTCTTGTGGACGCTCGACGTATTGCCCGGTGGCCGCCTGGTTGCGGTAGCCGGGCGCGGCGCTCATCACTTCGAGCATGTGCTCTGCGTACGCCTGCCAGTCGGTCGCCATATGCAACACGCCACCAACCTTGAGTTTTTGCCGCACCAACTCGGCGAATGCCGGCTGGACGATGCGCCGCTTGTGGTGGCGACTCTTGTGCCAGGGATCGGGAAAGAACAGCAATACCCGGTCCAGACTGGCGTCGGGGACGCATTCACGCAGCACTTCAAGCGCATCGCAACTGTAAACCCGCACATTCGTCAGGTTTTGTGACAGGAGTCCGTTTAGCAGCGCGCCCACGCCCGGCGAATGCACCTCGACGCCGATGAAGTCCTGCTCGGGTGCGGCCGCGGCCATTTCCAGGGTCGAGTGCCCCATGCCGAAGCCGATCTCGAAGGTGCGCGGTGCCGACCGGCCGAAGACCTGATCGAAGTCGCGCGGGCCGTCGGCCAGCTCCAGGCCGAAGCGCGGCCAACCCTGGTCCAGGCCGCGCTGCTGGCCTTCAGTCATGCGTCCGGCGCGCATCACGAAGCTTTTGATGGTGCGCATGCGCCGTTGGCCTTCAGCCGGAGGGAGGGTGTCGCTCATGAATAGACCTGCAGAGAAAAAAGAACGGCCGCGCAAGCGAGCGCGGCCGGAGACGGAGGGACAACTCAGCGAATCAGGCCTTCGAGAGGCGAGGACGCGCTGGCGTAGAGTTTCTTCGGCATACGCCCGGCGAGATAGGCCAGGCGTCCCGCGTCGATCGCGTACTTCATCGCCTCGGCCATCAACACCGGGTTCTGTGCATGGGCGATGGCGCTGTTCATCAGCACCGCCTCGCAACCCAGCTCCATGGCGATGGTGGCGTCGGAGGCCGTGCCCACACCGGCGTCGACCAGCACCGGCACCTTGGCCTCTTCCAGAATGATCCGCAGGTTGTAAGGGTTGCAGATACCCAATCCGGTACCGATCAGACCCGCCAGCGGCATGACCGCGACGCAGCCCATCTCGGCCAGCTGCCGCGCGATGATCGGATCGTCGCTGGTGTAAACCATGACGTCGAAGCCGTCCTTCACCAACACTTCGGCGGCCTTGAGCGTTTCGATGACGTTGGGGAACAGGGTCTTCTGGTCGGCCAGCACTTCGAGCTTGACCAGCTTGTGGCCGTCGAGCAGCTCACGGGCCAGACGGCAGGTGCGCACCGCCTCGTCGGCATCGTAGCAACCGGCGGTATTCGGCAGGATGGTGTAACGGTCCGGCGAGATGACGTCGAGCAGGTTCGGCTCGCCCGGGTTCTGGCCGATGTTGGTGCGGCGCACCGCGACGGTAACGATCTCGGCGCCTGAAGCTTCGATGGCGGCGCGGGTCTCGTCGAGATCCTTGTATTTGCCGGTACCCACCAGCAGACGCGACTGATAAGTGCGGCCGGCAAGCGTGAAGGGTTTGTCGTGCGGAACTGGGCTCATGCGACCATCCTGTTCATCTGTAATGAAGCGAAGAAGTACGTCGCTGCACGGGCGACGTCCGGAATTACTATCGAGGCAGCGGACCGATCAACCGCCGCCAATCGCATGCACGACTTCGACCCGATCGCCTTCGGCCAGTCGCGTCGTGCCATGCTGGCTGCGCGGTACGATGTCTCGATTGAGTTCGACCGCCAGCCGCCGCCCAGTCAGGTCCAGGCGTTGCAGCAGATCGGCCACCGACTGACCGTCAGGGAGCTCGTAGCGCTCGCCGTTCAACTGGATGTGCATAGTGATCGCCACCATTGACAAGGGGCACGCATTCTAGCCCGATCATCCCGGCGCACCAAGGCGACGAGCACTGCCATTCATCCTTGCCGCCGGAGTGCGATCAGTCAGGCGCGCAGGTTCCAAGCCGCCAATAGCAGGCAGACCCATCCGGCGAGAAAAGCGGTGCCGCCAACCGGTGTAATGATGCCGAGCCGGGTTACGCCGGTCAGCGACAACAGATAGAGGCTGCCGGAAAACAGCAGGACGCCCAGGGCAAAAAAACCGCCAGCGGCGTTGAGCAGACGGCTCGGCGCCTGCAACGCCAGCAACGCGACGCCGAACAGCGCCAGCGCATGAATCAGCTGATACTGCACACCGGTTTGAAACACCGCCAGGTATTCGGCGCTGAGGCGACTTTTCAGGCCGTGTGCGGCAAAGGCACCCAGCGCCACGCCGGTCAAGCCAAAGAACGCAGCAAGCAGGAGAAAGAGACGAATCATCAGGCGCTTCCAGTCAGGATGGGATGAGGCCGTTATAATGCCCGCTCACCCCGCCCCCGACCATGTCCATGCTCCGAGCCCTATCACGCCGCCTCATTAAACTGCTGCTCTGGTCGAGCGCAGTCTCCGTGCTGCTGGTCCTGGTGCTGCGCTGGGTGCCGCCACCCTTCACCGCGCTCATGGTCGAGCGCAAGATCGAATCCTGGACCGGCGGCGAAAGCATCGACCTGCAACGCAGCTGGCGGCCCTGGAAGGTGCTGCCCGATGACCTGAAGATGGCGGTGATCGCGGCTGAAGATCAGAAATTTGCCGATCACTGGGGTTTCGATATCGCCGCCATCCGCGCCGCGTTCGCGCACAACGAGCGCGGCGGCTCGCTGCGTGGCGCCAGCACTCTCAGCCAGCAGGTCGCCAAGAACCTGTTCCTCTGGTCCGGACGCAGCTGGGTACGCAAGGGATTCGAAGTCTGGTTCACCGCCTGGATCGAGCTGCTGTGGCCAAAGCAACGCATCCTCGAGGTCTATCTGAACAGCGTGGAATGGGGCAACGGCGTTTTTGGTGCCGAGGCGGCCGCCCAGCACCATTTCGGTAAAGGCGCGGCCTACCTGTCTACGGCCCAGGCCAGCCAGCTGGCCGCCGTGCTGCCCAATCCGCGTGAATGGAGCGCCGGGCGTCCCGGTCCGCATGTACGACGACGTGCCAGCTGGATCCGCCAACAGATGCGTCAGCTGGGCGGCAGCCACTACCTGAATCAGCTCCAGGGCCCATAACCCGATTGACCGGCCGTGAATCGGGATCTCCGGTAACCGGCACGGCCAGACGGACCGTTATGGCAGTGCGCCATCGCAACGAGTAAGCTGCAAGCGACAGGTCGCGAGATGCCGGCGACGCCCGACGGACAGGACGCCATCGAGGCGGACGTGCAGTCATCTTCTCGCCGATTCGCCACTGAACGCATGGCAGCGCTAGCATGAGCGGAACCGCAATCCAGGCACCTTTGCACAAGGTGCGGCAACTCTTCCATTGGCGTAACAGCGTCGCCTGGCTCGTGCTGGCGTTCACCCTGCTCGTGCAGCTGGCGATCCTTCAGCACCTGACGCTGAAGGAAGAACGCGCGGCGAACCAGCAGTTCGATTTCCTGGTGAAGACCACCACCGAAGCCATCGACAAGCGGATGATCGACCACGAGCAGATCCTGCTCGGCGCGGCCGGACTGTTCGACGTCAACGATGAGGTGTCCCGAACCCAGTGGCGCGCCTACAACGCGCGGCTGCGGCTGAGCGAAAACTACCCCGGCATCCAGGGCGTCGGGTTTGCCGAGGCCGTACGGCCGGCGGAGCGGGCCGCGCACATCCAACGCGTCCGCGATGAAGGCTTCGCCGACTACGACGTGCGTCCTTCCCGCGAAAATGCCCGGCTGTACACCCCCATCGTTTACCTCGAGCCGTTTAGTGGCCGCAACCTGGCGGCGTTCGGCTATGACATGTTCGCCGAGCCGGTGCGCCGGCATGCCATGCTGCAGGCTGCCAAATCGGGGCAGACTCACATTACCGGCAAGGTCACGCTGCGCCAGGAGACACACGGCGCAACGCAGGCCGGCATCCTCATGTACGTACCGCTGTACCGACCTGACGAACCCGCGGGCACGGCTGAACAGCGCTTGCAGGCGCTCCGGGGATTCGTCTACAGCCCGTACCGGATAGACGACCTGATGCATGGCATCCTCGGCGCCGCCGGCCCCAACCTCAGCCTGCACATCTACGCCGGAGCAGAGGAGGACCCGGAAGGCCTGATCTTCGCCAGCCGCCAGCAACCACGCGCCGAGCCGGCAAAGTACAGCCAGGTCGTGCAGCTCGATCTGTACGGACAGACCTGGACCTTGCGCCTGGAGAGCCTGCCGGAATTCGAGGCGTTCTTCGAGGCTAGCAACTGGCTGGTCATCGGACTCGGTGCCGGCCTGAGCCTGCTGCTGTTCGTGCTGACCTCCTCGCTGTCGCTCAGGCACAGTCGCGCCGAGGCGCTGGCGCAGCAGATGACCGAGCATATCCGCGAAAACAAGCGCGCTCTGCAACTCAGCGAGGAGCGCCTCAGCCTCGCCCTCAAGGGCAGCAACGACGGCCTCTGGGACCTGCACCTGGACGCTGGAAGCTTCTACGCATCGCCGCGCGCCTGGCACATGCTCGGCTACCGTCCCGGCGAGCTGCACTCCGACCTGAAGCTCTGGGAACGTCTGCTGGTCCCCGAAGACCTGACGCAGGCCAAGGCACAGTTGGCGCAGACCATGCTTTCGGCGGTCGATCATTTCACCACCGAGCTGCGTTTCCTGCACAAGACCGGCAAGGTGATTCCGGTGCTCATCCGCGGTTATATCCAGCGCGACCGGGACGGCCAGCCCTTGCGCATCAGCGGCACCAGCATGGATCTCACCGAGCACAAGCGCATCGAGCAGATGAAGGACCAGTTCGTCTCGACCGTCAGCCACGAACTGCGCACCCCACTGACTTCCATCAGCGGCGCCCTGGGCCTGGTCACCGGCGGCGCGCTGGGGGATGTTCCGCCAGCGATGCAGCAAATGCTCGAGATCGCCCATCGCAACAGCCTGCGCCTGGGCTATCTGATCAACGATCTGCTGGACATGGAAAAAATCGCCGCCGGCAAGATGACCTTCGACATGCGCGAACATGCGCTGCGCCGACTTCTGGACGAGGCGATAGCCAGCAATCAGTCCTTCGCCGCGCATTTCAACGTGAGCTGCGTGCTGCGAGATCCGCCAAACGTCAACGTCTGGGTCGATGGCCTGCGCCTGCAACAGGTACTGACCAACTTCCTCTCCAACGCCATCAAGTACACGCCCGAAGGTGGCGAAGTGAGCCTGCATTGCAGCCTGCCCGACACCGGTCATGTACGCATCAATGTCACCGATCAGGGCCCTGGCATCCCGGCCAGCTTCCGCAGCCGGGTATTCGAGAAGTTTGCCCAGGCTGACGCTTCCGATAGCCGCCAGAAGGGAGGCACCGGCCTGGGCCTCGCCATTACCAAGGAATTCATCGAGCGCATGGGTGGGCGGGTCGGCTTCGAAACCAGCGAGACGCACGGTACGACCTTCTGGTGCGAGCTGCCGATCCTCGAGTCGTCCTCTTCGGCGGCGGACCAAGGGCAGCCGCGGCTACTGGTGATCGAAGACGAACCGGATACCGGCCGGTTGCTGCACTTGATGCTGCGCGACGCCGGCTATGCGGTCGACCGAGTGCAGAGCCTGCATGCTGCACGGGACAAGCTGGCCAACGTCCGCTACGAGGCGATGACGCTCGACCTTCACTTGCCCGACGGCAGCGGGCGCGAGCTGATCGACGAGGTACGCGCACAACCGTCGACGCGCGACCTACCCATCATCGTGATCTCGGCTGCCAGCCAATTCGAGCAGCACGAGGGCGACAGCGGCATCAGTTGGCTGCACAAACCCATCAGCGCGGCGCAGTTACTGATCGCACTGAGCGATGCCCTGGGCAGCGCCAGCCCGCCGGCCTGAGTCGCCGAGCTAGGCACTCCGTGCAGCCGTCAGACCCGACTGGCGGGCACAAAAAAGGCGCTGCATTGCAGCGCCTTGTCGATCATCAAGGGGCCAATCAGGCCTGAATGGATCCCTTGAGCTTGTTCATCGCATTCTTCTCCAACTGCCGAATGCGCTCGGCCGACACACCGTACTTGGCGGCGAGGTCATGCAGGGTCGCCTTGTTGTCGCTCAGCCAGCGCTGCTGAAGGATATCCCGGCTACGCTCGTCCAACGTCTCCAGCGCCTCGTGCAGGTTGGAGTTGGAACTGTCGCTCCAATCGGCGTCTTCGAGTTGCCGCGCCGGATCGTAGCGATGATCTTCGAGGTAATGCGCAGGCGACTGGTAGGCGCTGTCGTCGTCGGCATCGGCCGACGGATCGAACGCCATGTCGTGCCCGGTCAAGCGGCTCTCCATCTCGCGGACTTCCCGGGCTTCGACACCAAGGCTGTCAGCGACCCGCTCGACCTCATCGTTGTTCAGCCAGGCAAGGCGCTTCTTCTGGCTACGCAGATTGAAGAACAGCTTGCGCTGCGCCTTGGTCGTGGCGACCTTGACGATGCGCCAGTTACGCAGGATGAACTCGTGGATTTCGGCCTTGATCCAATGCACGGCGAAGGACACCAGGCGCACACCCATTTCCGGGTTGAAGCGCTTGACCGCCTTCATCAGGCCGACGTTGCCTTCCTGGATAAGATCGGCCTGAGCCAGACCATAGCCCGAATAGCTGCGGGCGATATGCACGACGAATCGCAGGTGGGCAAGCACCATCTGACGCGCGGCCTCGAGGTCCTGGTTGTAGAACAGACGCTCAGCCAGATCGCGCTCCTGCTCGACCGTAAGCAGCGGAATGCTGTTGACCGTCTGCACGTAGGCCTCGAGATTGCCTCCCGGGACCAGGGCTTGAACAGGTTGCAGATTTGTAGTCATGCAGATCCTCCGATAATGAAGCTGCAGCAGTTTAGCACTGCTCAGTCAGACTGCAAGAACCTGGAAAAGTTCCCTTACACCTAATGAAAATTGTTATAAATCAGACACTTAGCGAGGAGCCAGCTCACTCAGGTGACGGGCAACTGCCAGCCAGGCGCCGATGTAGCCCAGCAATACCGCGCCGAGGACCAGCGACAGGGCGTCATCGGCCGGCACGCCGGTCAGGCCGAAGTCGCTGCCGTACAGACCGGCCAGCCCAACCACGGCCTCGTTCAACCAGCCCAGCCCGTAGGCCAGCAGCAACCAGGCGATCAACCCTGCACCCAGGCCGTACAGGGCGCCCATGTAGAGAAAGGGACGCCGCACGTAGCCGTCGGTTCCGCCGACCAGTTTGACCACCTCGATCTCCGTCCGACGGTTCTCGATATGCAGCCGGATGGTGTTGCCGATCACCAATAGCAGCGTCGCGATCAGCAACAGGCTGAGGCCGAAGACGAATCGATCGCCGAGCTTGAGGATGGCCGTCAAGCGCTCGACCCAGAGCAGGTCGAGCTGCGCCTGCTCGACCCCGGGCAGCTCAGCCAGGCGTTGCCGCAGGGCTTCGAGGCCATCGCGATCGACCTTGCTGGGCGTGACCAGGATCACCCCCGGCAGCGGGTTCTCCGGCAGCTCGCGCAGCGCCTCACCGAGACCGGACAGCTGTTGGAATTCTTCCAGCGCCTGTTCGCGGCTGATCCAGCTGGCTTCCGCCACATCGGGCATCTCGAGGATCTGCTCGCGCAGCGTTCGGCCCTGCTCCGCGCCCACATCGAGCTTCATGAACAGCGAAATCTGCGCCGCCCGCTGCCAGGAACCACCGAGCCGCTCGACATTGTCCAGCAGGAGCGCCAGCCCCATGGGCAGGCTCAGCGCCACGGCCATTACCAGGCAGGTGAAGAAGCTGCCGATGGGCTGCTTGACCAGCCGGCCGACACTGTCGGCCACACTGGCGCGATGGCTCTCAACCCAGGCGTGAAACAGGGTCTTGAAATCCGGCTCATCGCCCCTTGGCTGCTCCGGTTTGTTGCGCACGCCACCGGCGCGCTCGGCAGGGTTTGGATTCTGCTCGGGTGCGCTCATCGGGCGGCCTCCCCGTCGCCGATCAGGCGACCGCGCTGCAACGTGAGCATGCGATGACGCATGCGCGCGATCAGCGCCAGGTCATGGCTGGCGATCAGCACCGTGGTGCCGAGGCGATTGATGTCTTCGAACACTCCCATGATCTCCGCCGCCAGACGCGGGTCGAGGTTACCGGTCGGTTCATCGGCCAGCAGCAACGCCGGACGGTGCACCACGGCACGGGCGATACCGACACGCTGTTGCTGCCCCGTCGAAAGGTCCGCCGGGTATTGCAGCGCCTTGTCCTTGAGGCTGACGCGATCCAGCGCCGTCATGACCCGCTGGCCGATCTCACGCTTGTTCAGCCCGAGGATCTGCAGTGGTAGCGCGGCGTTGTCGAATACGGTGCGATCGAACAGCAGCTGGTGATTCTGGAACACCACGCCAATCTGCCGCCGCAAAAAGGGGATCTGCGCATTGCTGATTCGTGCCAGATCCTGACCAGCCAGCAGCAGCTTGCCGCTGGTGGGCCGTTCCATCGCCAGCAGCAGGCGCAGCAAGGTGCTCTTGCCCGCCCCGGAATGGCCGGTGACGAAGAGGAACTCGCCACGTTGCACGTGAAAGGACAGCTCGTGCAGCCCGACGTGGCCGTTGGGATAGCGCTTGCCGACCTGATCGAAACGAATCATGACGAGGCTCCGCTCGTCCCTTTCTCGGCGAACAGCGCATTGACGAAAGCGTCCGCTTCGAAGGTGCGCAGGTCGTCGATGCCTTCGCCGACACCGATATAGCGGATCGGCGTGCCGAACTGCTTGGCCAGGGCGAAGATCACCCCACCCTTGGCGGTGCCATCGAGCTTGGTCAGCGCGAGACCGGTCAGCTCCACCGACTGGTTGAACTGCTTGGTCTGGTTGATGGCGTTCTGGCCGGTGCCGGCATCGAGCACCAACAGCACTTCGTGCGGTGCCGTCTCGTCCAGCTTGCCCATCACCCGACGGACCTTCTTCAGCTCTTCCATCAGGTTGTCCTTGGTATGCAGACGACCCGCGGTATCGGCGATCAGCACATCGATACCGCGTGCCTTGGCCGCCTGCACCGCATCGAAGATCACCGAAGCGGAATCGGCGCCGGTGTGCTGGGCGATCACGGCAATCTTGTTGCGCTCGCCCCAGACCTGCAACTGCTCGACCGCCGCCGCACGGAACGTATCGCCGGCGGCCAGCATGACCTTTTTGCCTTCGAGCTGAAGTTTCTTGGCCAGCTTGCCGATGGTGGTGGTTTTGCCGACGCCGTTGACGCCGACCACCAGGATGACGAACGGCCGCTTGCCGTTGTCGACCACCAGCGGTTGTTCGACCGGTTTGAGCAGCGCGGCGAGCTCTTCCTGCAACGCCTTGTACAGGGCGCCGCTGTCGGCCAGCTCCTTGCGAGAGACGCGACGGGTGAGGTTCTGCATGATCGCCGTGGTGGCTTCGACGCCGACGTCCGCGGTCAGCAGCCGGGTTTCCAGCTCATCCAGCAAGTCGTCATCGATGGCCTTCTTGCCCAGGAACAGGCTGGCCATGCCTTCGCCGATGCTGGCGCTGGTCTTCGACAGGCCTTGCTTGAGGCGCGCGAAAAAGCCCAGCTTGGCCGGTGCCTCGGCGACGGCGGGCGCCGGCTCGATAGCCATCTCGGCCAATGCAGGCGCCTCTGGAACCTCCTTGGGCTGAACCTGCTCGGGCTCAGGCTCGGGCTCGGCGTGCAAGACGGTGTCCGGCTCCATCACCGGCAGGTCGGCGGGCTCGGCCTGCTCAGCACGGGCCGGTTCTTCGCTGGGCTGGTCTTCGCGCTGTACGTTATCGGGCTCGTCCGCGAACGGTTGGCTGTCTTCCAGCGGCTCGGCGGGCGGAGGCTCGGCGGCGGGCGTCTGCGGCTTCTTGCGCAACCAGCCGAACAAGCCTTTCTTTTCGCCGGCCGCGGCCGGCGTCTTCTTATCGTCGTTGGAACCAAACATGGAGAAGATTTTCTCAAGAGGGCGAAACGCCGGCGGTCACGCCACCGGCCAGACGGGGCCTATCCTAGCACTGCGCAACCGCTGGCGCTAAGCGCGGCCATCCGCCAGCGGCACGGCGATGAT comes from Stutzerimonas stutzeri and encodes:
- the ftsE gene encoding cell division ATP-binding protein FtsE is translated as MIRFDQVGKRYPNGHVGLHELSFHVQRGEFLFVTGHSGAGKSTLLRLLLAMERPTSGKLLLAGQDLARISNAQIPFLRRQIGVVFQNHQLLFDRTVFDNAALPLQILGLNKREIGQRVMTALDRVSLKDKALQYPADLSTGQQQRVGIARAVVHRPALLLADEPTGNLDPRLAAEIMGVFEDINRLGTTVLIASHDLALIARMRHRMLTLQRGRLIGDGEAAR
- the ftsX gene encoding permease-like cell division protein FtsX, with protein sequence MSAPEQNPNPAERAGGVRNKPEQPRGDEPDFKTLFHAWVESHRASVADSVGRLVKQPIGSFFTCLVMAVALSLPMGLALLLDNVERLGGSWQRAAQISLFMKLDVGAEQGRTLREQILEMPDVAEASWISREQALEEFQQLSGLGEALRELPENPLPGVILVTPSKVDRDGLEALRQRLAELPGVEQAQLDLLWVERLTAILKLGDRFVFGLSLLLIATLLLVIGNTIRLHIENRRTEIEVVKLVGGTDGYVRRPFLYMGALYGLGAGLIAWLLLAYGLGWLNEAVVGLAGLYGSDFGLTGVPADDALSLVLGAVLLGYIGAWLAVARHLSELAPR
- the rpoH gene encoding RNA polymerase sigma factor RpoH produces the protein MTTNLQPVQALVPGGNLEAYVQTVNSIPLLTVEQERDLAERLFYNQDLEAARQMVLAHLRFVVHIARSYSGYGLAQADLIQEGNVGLMKAVKRFNPEMGVRLVSFAVHWIKAEIHEFILRNWRIVKVATTKAQRKLFFNLRSQKKRLAWLNNDEVERVADSLGVEAREVREMESRLTGHDMAFDPSADADDDSAYQSPAHYLEDHRYDPARQLEDADWSDSSNSNLHEALETLDERSRDILQQRWLSDNKATLHDLAAKYGVSAERIRQLEKNAMNKLKGSIQA
- the ftsY gene encoding signal recognition particle-docking protein FtsY yields the protein MFGSNDDKKTPAAAGEKKGLFGWLRKKPQTPAAEPPPAEPLEDSQPFADEPDNVQREDQPSEEPARAEQAEPADLPVMEPDTVLHAEPEPEPEQVQPKEVPEAPALAEMAIEPAPAVAEAPAKLGFFARLKQGLSKTSASIGEGMASLFLGKKAIDDDLLDELETRLLTADVGVEATTAIMQNLTRRVSRKELADSGALYKALQEELAALLKPVEQPLVVDNGKRPFVILVVGVNGVGKTTTIGKLAKKLQLEGKKVMLAAGDTFRAAAVEQLQVWGERNKIAVIAQHTGADSASVIFDAVQAAKARGIDVLIADTAGRLHTKDNLMEELKKVRRVMGKLDETAPHEVLLVLDAGTGQNAINQTKQFNQSVELTGLALTKLDGTAKGGVIFALAKQFGTPIRYIGVGEGIDDLRTFEADAFVNALFAEKGTSGASS